The Methanocorpusculum vombati genome has a window encoding:
- the hemA gene encoding glutamyl-tRNA reductase, whose translation MPDTGLLTPVAIAGIDHTILDQNQLAGYRFADETSFLTDSRQHFKGVILLQTCNRVEILVHGTGAALTDYLHSLGRTGFTLYEGDAALRHLLALAAGTKSMIIGEDQILGQLKRALLLASECGTTDPVTDICINTAIHAGVDIRAATHINRGAVSIGSAAVRLAEELLGSLDGRNILVVGGGEMGKLVTQALAEKNLRAIYVTNRTYNHAVELAQEIGGRAMRMDQLYPCIALSDVVISCTAAPHAIITAEPLAATMNERFWPLDPTPRKLILIDIAQPRDTDDACRGIPGVHLFTIDDLRSVSEKNMEHRKDEAAHAGELIEQYLPEFIRLYNRTAAGDLIAGLYTWAESIRVRERDKALGKLDSPDPRTLAVIDDLTRVLTKKLLADATLSIRASAECTDITTARKLVDAITRGEQVCFLKHD comes from the coding sequence ATGCCGGACACCGGACTTCTCACGCCGGTCGCCATCGCCGGAATTGATCACACCATCCTTGACCAGAACCAGCTTGCCGGATACCGGTTTGCAGACGAAACATCCTTCCTTACCGACTCCCGGCAGCACTTCAAAGGAGTCATCCTTTTACAGACCTGCAACCGCGTCGAAATCCTCGTGCATGGCACCGGAGCCGCACTCACCGACTACCTCCACAGCCTCGGACGTACCGGATTTACCCTCTACGAAGGAGACGCCGCCCTGCGTCATCTCCTCGCCCTTGCCGCCGGAACCAAATCCATGATCATCGGCGAAGACCAGATCCTCGGCCAGCTCAAACGCGCCCTCCTGCTCGCCAGCGAATGCGGCACCACTGACCCCGTCACTGACATCTGCATCAACACCGCCATCCACGCAGGCGTTGACATCCGTGCCGCAACCCACATCAACCGCGGCGCAGTCTCTATCGGCTCAGCTGCAGTCCGGCTTGCTGAAGAACTGCTCGGCAGTCTCGACGGCCGCAACATCCTCGTCGTCGGCGGCGGTGAAATGGGAAAACTGGTCACTCAGGCACTCGCAGAAAAAAATCTGCGGGCAATCTATGTAACCAACCGCACCTACAACCACGCCGTAGAACTTGCCCAGGAGATCGGCGGTCGTGCCATGCGCATGGACCAGCTCTACCCCTGCATCGCCCTCTCCGACGTCGTCATCTCCTGCACGGCAGCCCCGCACGCAATTATTACCGCAGAACCGCTTGCCGCCACCATGAACGAACGGTTCTGGCCGCTCGACCCGACCCCGCGAAAACTCATTCTCATCGACATCGCCCAGCCCCGCGACACCGACGACGCCTGCCGCGGTATCCCCGGCGTCCACCTCTTTACCATCGACGACCTGCGCTCCGTCTCAGAAAAAAACATGGAACACCGCAAAGACGAAGCCGCCCATGCTGGTGAACTGATCGAACAGTACCTGCCTGAATTCATCCGGCTCTACAACCGTACCGCCGCAGGTGATCTGATCGCAGGACTTTATACTTGGGCAGAGTCAATCCGTGTACGAGAACGTGATAAGGCGCTCGGAAAGCTGGACTCTCCCGACCCCCGCACGCTCGCTGTGATCGATGATCTGACCCGCGTCCTGACAAAAAAACTTCTTGCCGACGCCACCCTCTCAATTCGGGCGAGCGCCGAGTGTACCGATATCACAACAGCCCGGAAACTGGTTGATGCAATTACCCGTGGTGAACAAGTATGTTTCCTCAAACACGATTAA
- a CDS encoding PRC-barrel domain-containing protein gives MKSEQFTHSIRKKRVMSTDGKIIGQIKNITFDSVTGQLLNLVVRPDQTFDASGYKLDGDAITLPFEAVKDITDFIVVDRYMLR, from the coding sequence ATGAAGAGTGAGCAGTTTACCCATTCGATCCGCAAAAAGAGAGTGATGAGCACCGACGGAAAAATTATCGGACAGATCAAGAACATCACTTTTGACAGTGTAACCGGGCAGCTGCTGAATCTCGTCGTGCGTCCGGATCAGACATTTGATGCATCCGGTTACAAACTGGACGGAGACGCAATTACCCTGCCGTTTGAGGCGGTTAAAGACATCACGGACTTCATCGTGGTGGACCGCTATATGCTGCGGTAA
- a CDS encoding HEAT repeat domain-containing protein: MSDAEKSSADLVRLLYAEDKAVRNAAAKELGSRGMEGFAAAVPLLADVSWVVRYRACEIIGMTRQPEAFPVLLRMLSDPRDHVRYMAVKGLGILGDSRALPDVIRMQEDENPFVRRIAGKIAADLS, translated from the coding sequence ATGAGTGATGCAGAGAAGAGTTCAGCGGACCTGGTGCGTCTGCTCTATGCTGAGGATAAGGCGGTGCGCAATGCGGCGGCGAAGGAGCTTGGCAGCCGCGGGATGGAAGGGTTTGCGGCGGCGGTCCCGCTGCTTGCGGATGTGTCCTGGGTTGTCCGCTACCGTGCCTGTGAGATCATCGGGATGACGAGACAGCCGGAGGCTTTTCCGGTGCTGCTCCGGATGCTTTCCGATCCCCGCGATCATGTGCGGTACATGGCGGTGAAAGGGCTGGGGATTCTTGGAGATTCCCGCGCTCTTCCTGATGTGATCCGGATGCAGGAGGATGAAAATCCGTTCGTGCGGAGGATTGCAGGGAAAATTGCGGCAGATCTTTCCTGA
- a CDS encoding precorrin-2 dehydrogenase/sirohydrochlorin ferrochelatase family protein, translating to MIPLMLDLSAKRILIFGAGAVGVRKARHFTGCRMTVVSRSISPDVFSLPQTSIKQMDVADIEDDNLRTLIEKHDIIIAALSDTGQNERIIRLAKTAEKWYNCATSDDANFLIPSTVQGKEYTIAVSTSGRAPAVPRCIREDLEERYQGLDNMILLLASLRERLKETVPDQEKRAEILRNILHDETIRQRCRENKNADDLVAGYL from the coding sequence ATGATTCCGCTGATGCTTGATCTCTCCGCAAAGCGCATCCTCATCTTTGGTGCAGGAGCGGTCGGCGTTCGCAAAGCCCGCCATTTTACCGGCTGCCGGATGACCGTCGTCTCGCGCAGCATCTCCCCGGACGTCTTTTCTCTTCCCCAGACCTCCATCAAACAGATGGACGTTGCGGATATCGAAGACGACAACCTCCGAACCCTCATCGAAAAGCACGACATCATCATCGCCGCGCTCTCCGATACCGGGCAGAATGAACGCATCATCCGCCTCGCAAAAACCGCGGAAAAATGGTACAACTGTGCAACCAGCGACGACGCAAACTTCCTCATCCCCTCAACCGTTCAGGGAAAAGAGTACACCATTGCAGTCTCCACCTCAGGCCGTGCCCCCGCAGTCCCGCGCTGCATCCGTGAAGACCTTGAAGAAAGGTATCAGGGACTCGACAACATGATCCTGCTGCTTGCCTCCCTGCGCGAACGGCTGAAGGAAACCGTTCCCGACCAGGAAAAACGTGCGGAAATCCTCAGGAACATTCTTCACGACGAAACCATCCGGCAGAGATGCCGGGAAAACAAAAATGCAGACGACCTTGTCGCAGGATACCTCTGA
- a CDS encoding CBS domain-containing protein produces the protein MDLSLIQKDILITLISLYHQYSHPIKGEDIADIIRRNPGTVRNQMQALKALGLVDGVPGPKGGYHPTSRAYSELNVTADDSESEVAILRNGEMIDGVRVNEIDFTTLTHADLCHALIKVIGNVRIFDVGDKVTIGPTPVNKLLIKGEVFGKDEINSALLISTSEMTSLPKLPIREYMTAPLIALETDMTVAYVMKTLLQRRIHGAPVIEGCQLLGIVTLTDIVSAIDRGVAMDSPIAEIMVRNVVTIPGDMRLYEVIRRFKEQDIGRVIVTEEGKPIGILTHSDIIRVFPTL, from the coding sequence ATGGATTTGTCGCTGATCCAAAAAGATATCCTTATTACACTTATCTCGCTTTATCATCAATATTCGCATCCGATAAAAGGGGAAGATATTGCCGATATTATCAGGCGCAACCCCGGAACGGTCCGCAATCAGATGCAGGCCCTCAAAGCGCTGGGTCTGGTGGACGGAGTCCCCGGACCAAAAGGAGGATACCACCCGACCTCCCGCGCCTACAGTGAACTCAACGTTACTGCCGACGATTCGGAGAGCGAGGTAGCTATTCTCCGCAACGGCGAGATGATTGACGGTGTGCGCGTAAACGAGATCGACTTCACCACCCTGACGCACGCAGACCTCTGTCATGCGCTGATCAAAGTAATCGGCAACGTTCGTATCTTTGACGTAGGCGACAAAGTGACCATAGGCCCGACACCGGTGAACAAACTGCTCATCAAAGGCGAAGTGTTTGGCAAAGATGAGATCAACAGTGCCCTTCTCATCTCAACGTCGGAGATGACATCCCTGCCGAAACTTCCCATCCGTGAGTACATGACCGCCCCCCTCATCGCGCTGGAAACGGACATGACCGTTGCCTACGTAATGAAAACGCTGTTGCAGCGGAGAATTCACGGTGCGCCGGTAATTGAAGGATGTCAGCTTCTGGGGATTGTCACCCTGACAGACATTGTTTCAGCGATCGACCGGGGCGTTGCGATGGACTCCCCGATTGCAGAGATCATGGTCCGCAATGTTGTTACCATCCCCGGAGATATGCGGCTGTATGAGGTTATCCGCAGATTCAAAGAACAGGACATCGGTCGGGTAATCGTAACCGAGGAGGGAAAACCGATTGGTATTCTTACCCATTCGGATATTATCCGGGTGTTTCCCACCCTTTGA
- a CDS encoding NOG1 family protein: MYFDNIPTIPTADELLDRSFRRAAKKMREKNNKNRANEDFVRAITQATHDKLVSIIQSFPEFEQLPPFYRDLCDILFGMDNLRQALGMVGWAAKNVRDVGGGISRSMRRADPLTERKRAVARIASIVHRADDALRYLNDVRNVLRKLPVISTDEFTIVVAGYPNVGKSSFIRLVSSAEPEIASYPFTTKGVVVGHRNAERRKRIQFIDTPGLLDRTEEERNAIEKQALNALVYVADLVLFVIDASEHCGYSVEAQEKLREEIAGIVTVPMLTVVNKADIKKTEDRFNMSTVTGEGVEEVLAELLRQRMEMMQDEVVDIRSELPVPEMKRRGGRSETKTDY, translated from the coding sequence ATGTACTTTGACAATATTCCTACAATACCCACGGCCGATGAACTGCTGGATCGCAGTTTCCGGCGTGCCGCAAAGAAAATGCGGGAAAAAAATAATAAGAACCGCGCGAACGAAGATTTTGTCCGTGCCATTACGCAGGCAACCCATGATAAGCTGGTAAGTATCATCCAGAGTTTCCCTGAGTTTGAACAGCTCCCGCCGTTCTATCGCGATCTTTGCGATATCCTCTTCGGCATGGATAATCTCCGCCAGGCACTCGGCATGGTGGGCTGGGCGGCAAAGAATGTGCGTGATGTCGGAGGAGGAATCTCCCGCAGCATGCGGCGTGCCGATCCTTTAACCGAACGTAAGCGTGCGGTCGCCCGCATTGCATCCATTGTGCACCGTGCAGATGATGCGCTCCGGTACCTGAATGATGTGCGAAACGTGCTCCGCAAACTTCCCGTCATTAGTACGGATGAGTTTACTATCGTGGTTGCCGGGTACCCGAACGTCGGCAAGTCGTCCTTTATCCGGCTGGTATCCAGTGCCGAGCCGGAGATTGCATCGTATCCCTTTACTACGAAGGGGGTGGTTGTTGGTCACCGGAATGCGGAGCGGAGAAAACGGATTCAGTTTATTGATACGCCGGGTCTGCTTGACCGTACCGAGGAGGAGCGCAACGCCATTGAGAAGCAGGCACTCAACGCTCTTGTGTATGTTGCGGATCTGGTGCTGTTTGTGATCGATGCAAGTGAACACTGCGGCTATTCGGTTGAGGCGCAGGAGAAACTCCGCGAGGAGATTGCAGGAATTGTTACGGTTCCGATGCTGACCGTGGTAAACAAGGCCGATATCAAAAAGACGGAGGACCGTTTCAACATGTCAACGGTCACGGGCGAGGGTGTGGAGGAGGTTCTTGCGGAGCTGCTCCGGCAGCGGATGGAGATGATGCAGGATGAGGTGGTGGATATCAGATCCGAACTGCCGGTGCCGGAGATGAAACGCCGCGGGGGACGATCTGAGACGAAAACCGACTACTAA